GGTACGCGCGCATGCACGAAGTGCGGATTGTGCGAGACGCGCACCCACGCGGTGCCGGGTGTCGGCAGCGCGCGTACCGGCATCGTGTTCGTGGGTGAGGCGCCGGGTGCCGACGAAGACGCGAAGGGCGAGCCGTTCGTCGGTCGGGCGGGGCAGCTGCTCACGAAGATCATCGCGGCGATGGACGAGGCCGCGCTGATTCCAGGCGTGCCGCTCAACCGCGAGACGGTCTACATCTGCAACGTGCTCAAGTGTCGGCCGCCCGAGAATCGCAATCCGCTGCCGCACGAGATCGAGAGCTGCTCGCCCTACCTGCACCGACAGCTCGAAGCCCTTCAGCCCCGCATCATCTGTTGCCTCGGAAAGTTCGCCGCCGAATTGTTAGTAGGTTTGAAGGGCACGATCGGCGGGCTTCGCGGGAAGATTTATCGCTTTCGTGGCGCCAAGCTGCTGGTGACGTACCATCCGGCGGCGTGCCTCCGAAACCCGGCCTACAAGCGGCCGGTGTGGGAAGACATGCAACTCCTCGCACGCGAGTACTTGAAGGACCAGTAGCCCGGCGAGTCCTCCTCGCCGATTCATCAGGAACGCTGCGAATCGACTGATTCCCCCCCGGGAGACCCTTCATGACCGACATGCTC
This Candidatus Eisenbacteria bacterium DNA region includes the following protein-coding sequences:
- a CDS encoding uracil-DNA glycosylase, with amino-acid sequence GTRACTKCGLCETRTHAVPGVGSARTGIVFVGEAPGADEDAKGEPFVGRAGQLLTKIIAAMDEAALIPGVPLNRETVYICNVLKCRPPENRNPLPHEIESCSPYLHRQLEALQPRIICCLGKFAAELLVGLKGTIGGLRGKIYRFRGAKLLVTYHPAACLRNPAYKRPVWEDMQLLAREYLKDQ